CAATCAAAAAAATAACGATATCTATCTGAATGAATATTCGTCTGATGGCAATTTAGCAACTTTACAAATAAAAGGCTCCCAATTTTTACTTAAAAAGGTGGATGAATCCACCGAATTTGTAATAAATAGAAAGAGTATAAATCAGAGTGTTTTAAATGTAAATCTCAGTGATAATATTGAAATTAATGGAAGCTTTCTCAATTTAAGGAAACTAGTTTATCAAGAGATACTTGAGAAAGAATTTGTTCATATATCAAGAAAAAAAGATACATATACTTTTTCAAACCAAACCAGCGATATCATTGTAAATGATAAATTGGACTTAAAATGGGAAGGCAAAATTACTTATATCGATGGGATATTATCCATCTATCCTGGAACCTGTCCCCATAGAATTAATATAGTTAGAGGAAGCAAAGTTCTAGTCGTAAAAAATAGGGTTGTGGCTGAAGTTGATTCTGAAAATCCAAGATACAAAAAAATAATCAAAACTAATGGCTATGTTGAAATAGAACATGAAGATGTGATCTATTTACATGGTGGAACAATTATCAGAGTAAATCTTCTGGCTAAAGTTCTAGAGAAGACAATTTTTTCATTTAAAAGTTTTGTTGTAAAAAATCTAAATCATTATTTCGAAAATGGTGAAAAGGCAATTGATGATGTTTCTTTTGAAGCCGATCATGGTGATTTCATATGTATTATGGGACCAAGTGGTTCAGGAAAATCCACACTTTTAAAAATTCTTATCGGGAGTATAAAGAGTGCTTCAGGTGAGATTATGGTTGATAATTTTTTATTCAAAGATCATTACGATAAAATAGTCAATTTTTTAAGCTATGTTCCACAGGACGATCTTCTTTTGGCTAATTTGACCGTTTATGAAAATCTGTTTTATAATGCTAAATTACGTGACCCAAAAAATAGTAAGGAAAAAATCGATTCTTTAATATCCAGAGTTCTGAGAGATATTGGTCTTGAACATAAAAAAGATCAAAAAGTTGGAACTCAGTTTCAAAAATTATTAAGTGGCGGAGAGAGAAAAAGACTAAATATTGGGCTTGAACTACTTGAGGAGTCAAATAATATCTTTCTACTGGATGAGCCAACATCCGGATTATCTTCAAAAGATTCCGAAAAGGTAATTGAGGTTCTGAAAAGATTATCACAAAAAGGAAAGATTGTAATCTCGGTAATTCACCAGCCTTCCTCAAGAATTTATAAATACTTTACAAAAATTCTGCTCATGGACAATGGCGGAAAAATGGCTTTCTATGGTAATATTTATGAAGCTTTATCATATTTTGGTAAGAGCAATTCTACAATCAGTTCTTCACCGGAATGTCCAAACTGTAAAAAAGTAGAACCTGATCTTCTGTTGGATAGTTTGGAAGAGCCTGTTTGGGATATCGACGGTACAATTCTTGATAGAAAATCACGAAGATTTTCACCTGATGATTGGAAAGATAAATTCTCTAAATACAACTCAACACATAGCAATGTGAAGATAACATCCAAAAACTTGATTCCTGTTGTTCCATTCAAACTTACTAGACATCAAGGCAGAATTAAACTTCTTTACACATTGTTAAAGCGTGATTTTATCAACAAATGGCGAGACAAATCAAATTTGATTATTACTTTTTTAGTATCGCCTATTTTGGCTCTTGTCATCAGTTTAATTCTAAAATACACACCGTCAGATAATTATACATTGTATAACAATCTTCATATTCCAACTTTTGTATTTTTATCAGTAATTGTTTCAATGTTTCTTGCGATGACAAATAGTGGAGATGAGATAATAAAAGATGCAGAAATAAGACAGAGAGAACAGCTTTTAAATATTGGAAACTTGCCTTATTTCATCTCCAAGTACACTACTCTCATCATATTTTCGGCAATTCAGAATTTGTTATTTGTATTAATAAGTTTTTTCATACTTGAAATAAGAGAGAATCAAATCAATTTTTCACTATTTCTTATGTTTGTTTCGCTTTGTGGGATTTCCTTGGGCTTATTCATTTCATCAATACCTGGATTAACATCGAAGGCTGCTTATAATATTATCCCTTTAATTCTTATTCCTCAAATAATTTTTGGAGGGGCTCTCATAAAATATAGAGATATGAATAAAAGTCTGACTTTGTATAAAAAATCTCCAATTCCTGAAATTTGTCAGTTTATGCCTTCAAGGTGGGCGTATGAAGGTCTTATGGTAGATATGTATCTTGCCAACAGTTTCCATAGAGGTAAGGATAAGCTTCAGCATGAGCTCGACAGTTTGGTGATAAATAAAGACAATTTAGTAAAAACAATTGGTAGAAAGAGGTATGAACAGGTCAAAGACAGTATAATGAATTTTGAGATGGTTGAATTTCGTAAAAAATACCAAAAAGAATATGGTAATTTGGAACTATATTCTGCTATCAAAGACGTTAACGAGACCTATTCCTATGATGAGCATTTAAATCTAAAAGATTATGATGGTGATTACAGGGTAATTAACCCAATGTTTTTATTGAAGAAAAAAGTTCCTTACATTGAAAAAATGCTGACAACACCAGAGTATAACACACTCATTTTAGTGTTTTATTCATTTTTTTTAAACATTCTAACACTTTTATTTCTCAGTAAGCGAAAGTTTATTATTAAATTACTAAGAAAGAGAAAATAAGAAGGGCTATTGCTTATTAAAGGATATGATAATTATTGCTGTTTGAATGTTATGAAAGATTCATTCAATGGTAAAATGATTCTCAGTTGAAAAATTTAACAATTGCAATAATTAAGCTCTAATTATATATTCAAGGCAGGAATGAAAAAAATTAGTATATGGGGGTCCTATGAAACTGTTTAGCCTCTTTCTGATTCTGATGAGCGGATATGCAATGACTCTGTTTGGTCAGATTTCAGAAAACGAAAAATCAATGTTCATAAGTAATGTTGTAGTTCCTCTACCGTCAGAAATTATATTAGCTTTGGATAATCTGACTGATGTGGACTGGAAAAATACTGTAGAATATAATTACAGTGCTGACTATGAAGAGAATTACAGAATTGTTTTGAACCTTGGAATTAAAGTAGCAAATGGATTTGTTGCTATTCAGGCACAAGACAAAAAAAATATCGGTGAAATGTTTGCCGTAAGTAAAAATTTAGCAGAAAATTTTGGTGCTAAGAGTAATTTGTTTAGCAGAAAAGAAGAGATTGTAAATCTAGTAAATGAAAACAACTGGAATGAATTACGTAAAACTCTTGATGACATGCAGCAAAAAATAAAAATTGAAATGGCTAAATATCATCCAGATTTTGTTACTCTTGCAAGTGTTGGTGGTTGGCTTCAAGGTCTTAATGTGGTGACGACTGCTTTGGAAAAAAATTATGATGAAAAAGCATCTACAATCCTTTATCAGCCAGTTTTAATAAATTATTTTATACGTAAACTGGAAGGTTTAGATAAAAAATATGCAGATCTGGATATTATTAAAACAATCGCTACTGAACTTAAAAAAGTTAAAGAGTTAACAGATGCTGGATATGGAAAGCCTATTGCTCTTGATAAGATCAAAGAGCTTAAAGTTATTAGCAAAAATTTAGTTCAGGCAATAGAGAAGGAGGCATAAATGAAAAAGATTATTTTTATTTTAGTTGCTCTGTTTACAATTTCTCTGTTTGCAGACAAAATATATCTTGAAGCTCTGGGTCAGAATGCTGCTCAAGAACTTTTAGCAAAAGGCTATAAACATGTTACAGGTTTCAATACAGGTAAATTAGCCAAAGGTGATGCTGATTATCAGGTTTTAAACCTTTATAAAGGAGTTGAGTACAGTATAGTTTTTGGAGCCGATGACAGTAAATCATCTTTAACTATCGAGGTTTACAATCAAAATTTTGATATGATTAAAACAAAAACAATTACTGGTGATACTTACAGTTCAATTGATTTAAGTGGTTTAGAAACCGGACCTTACTATGTAAAAATTAAAGCAATTGAAACACCGGTTGGTGGTAGTGGTTGGTTTTTCCAATACTCTTACAAGTAATTTCGGGACAAAAAATATCAAGGCTGCTTTTGCAGCCTTTTTTTATTTATTTTTATTTAATTATTTACTTATTTTGTGTAATTGTAAATAGAGTAGGTGAAAAATGTTGATAAAGCAGAAAAAAGTATTTGGTTGGGTTTTGTATGATTGGGCAAATTCAAGTTTTGCTACTACCGTGATGGCTGGTTTTTTTCCAGTTTTTTTTAAAAATTACTGGAGCAAGGGAGCTGATGTCTCATTGAGTACAGCAAGAATGGGTGTTGCAAATTCGATTGCCGGACTTTTAGTGGCTCTGCTATCACCAATATTGGGGTCAATTGCCGATAAATTATCGAAAAGAAAAGCTTTCCTTTTTATATTTACTTTGCTTGGAGTACTATCTACATCTTCACTCTATTTAGTTTCAGAAGGAAATTGGGAGATTGCAGCAATTGTCTATATCCTAGCTATTATCGGTTTTTCCGGTAGTAATACATTTTATGACTCTCTTTTAATATTTGTTTCAAAAGAAAAGGAGATGGATTTTATCTCCAGTCTTGGTTACTCAATTGGATATCTTGGTGGAGGAGTTTTATTTGCCTTAAACGTATGGATGACCCTATCCTATGAATATTTTGGATTTAATGATGTTTCACAGGCTGTTAAAACTTCGTTCTTGATGGTTGGAGTTTGGTGGCTTCTGTTTTCAGTTCCTGTTTTTTTATTTGTAAAAGAAGAGAGAGCCGTTAAATCAGAAAAATTCAAAGCAATCGAAGCTTTTAAGAATGTTTTGACAGATAAAAAAGTTCTGCTTTTCCTATTGGCTTACTGGTTTTATATAGATGGTGTGGATACTATTATCAGAATGGCTGTAGACTACGGATTATCAATAGGTTTTGAATCAAAAGATCTTATTACCGCCCTATTGATAACACAATTTGTAGGTTTTCCATTTGCAATTATATTTGGGTTCATAGGTGAAAAAATTGGGACGCACAGAGGTATTTTAATTGCTATTTTTATATATCTCGCTGTCTCGATATGGGGAGCATTTATGGATTCTGTCACAGAATTTTATGTTTTAGCAGTAGTTATTGGTCTTGTTCAGGGGGGGATTCAATCACTTTCGAGATCATATTTTGGAAAATTGATTCCTGAAAAACGAAGTGGTGAATACTATGGTGTTTACAATATGCTTGGTAAATTTGCTGCCGTTTTGGGTCCTCTTTTGGTAGGATTTGTTTCGTATTTTATTTCCAGACTGGGGTATGAAAAGATAGCTCCCAGGCTTGGAATTGCTTCTATTTCAATACTCTTTTTAATTGGCGGAACAATGTTTGTTTATAGTTTGAAACAAAGTAGAAAGAAAAACTAATCTATTATTTCATATTCAAATAATGTAACATTGTTTGTATATCTGTTAAATCCAAGCAGAAAATCCCCTTTTGGATAAAGACAATCTATACAGTCGTATTCTTTTAATATTTCGCTATAATCGAACTCATGAGTAAACTCACCAAATTCATTGAAAATATACACAATACTACCATTTTCTTTATCTGGAGAGTATACCCACATATTTCCATATTTATCTATCTTTAAATCGAAAATTGACATAATATAGTCTAAATCGAATCGAGATTTTCTATATAGACTTCAGGGTATTTTACTTTAAAATAAGGTTTTATAATCTGAGCCTTTTTGTTAAAACTAATGTCAAAAACTTCTATTTTGAAAGTTGATTTACTGGGATATGCCTTATAAATTTTTTCATTATGTACAAAAAATATATTTATCATGTATTCCATTGGATCGCTTTTTTTTGAAAAAGCTCGTTTTTCCTCATATCCTGTTTTTATGAAATTTAAATCTTTATCATAAACATTAATTTTTACGTGTATAGCACTTTTACTCACATCGTAAAATTCACTTTTACCGAAGAAGTAATTATCTGTCTCAAATAGCAAATCTTTTATTCTGTTAAAATGACTTTCTTTAACTATATTTTTTACGAAGTTACCATTTTGATCATATAAGTTGAAAAGTCCTGATTGATAATCATATGCTATGATATTATCATTTGAATTAAAGAGCAATGTAATCATGTTTGGATATTCTCCCGGACCCTGACCAAAAGCTCCAAATGAGCATAAACTATCCCCGTCTACATTATATTTTACAATTTTCTTACTTAAATCATCATAAAAATAAATAGTACTATCTATTATTGTCACATTATTGTAGCCGTATATAGGATTAATATTGATAAATTTTGATTTTGCTGTAATCTTTATTTCAGCTGAACTTTTTGGAATTGAATTATTTCTATACGTTATAACGCCATCTTCTTCTACATTTGTTTCATATTTATGAGCCTCCGAGCAAGATGAAGCTAAAGCAAAGAGAATTAAAAAGATCATAATAGATTTAATAATTGAACTTTTTGTTAACTTCATAGAGTCCCATTTAAAATATGAGAATTATTAAACTATGGAACTACCGGTTTCCAGATAGTTCCACATTTGAAAAAAATACTTGCTGTCTATTTACTTAATTCCAGCATTCTATCCAAAGCTTTTAAAGCTTTTTCTGAAACTTCAAGATCAACTTCGATTTCATGTTCTTCATTTTCAATAGCATAACAAACTTTAGCAAGAGTAGTAAGTTTCATAGTAGCACAAACTGCATGATCTGCAAGAGGATATATTGGTTTATTTGGATACCTTTTTTGAAGCATTCTTGCTATCTCAATTTCTGTTCCGATAATAATACCTGCTTTATCATTGATTAAATCGAGATTTTCTTCTACAAAATTTATCAATTGAGTTGTGGAGCCTATAAAATCAGCATGTTCAAGAACTTCTGCAGGAGCTTCAGGATGAACAATTAATAGGCAATTAGGATGTTCGTGATTGGCTATGTATATATCTCCTATAGAAAATTCATTGTGAACGTAACAATGACCATTCCAAATAACCATATCAGCACCTGTCACGGCCTCACAATAACCACCTAGATTTTTATCAGGAGTGAAGATTATTTTTTTATTCTTAAAATGCTCTACAATTTTCACCGCATTAGAAGATGTACAAATTACATCCGATTCAGCTTTTACTTCAGCAGATGAGTTTATGTAAGATATTACAACTGCATCTGGATATTTCTTTTTAAGATCTCTCAATCCCTGAGCATCTCCCATAAGAGCCATAGGGCAATTTGCCCTCTTGTCTGGTAAAATTACTTTTTTTTCCGGACAAAGTATTTTCGCACTTTCAGCCATGAAATCTACACCACAAAACACTATCATATCGGCATCTGTTTTAGCTGCTTGTTGGGCAAGAGCCAATGAATCTCCAATTATGTCAGCCACCGGATGAATATTTAATCTTTGATAGCTGTGTACAAGTATGAGTGCATTTTTTTCTTTTTTAGCTTTTTGAATTCTATCAATCAGCTCGTCGTCACTCATATTTTTATAATCATCTAAAGTCATAATGGAGCCTTTCTATAATTATTTAGGCTGAGAATATATAATAATAAGGATAGAATGTCAATTCCAATAGATATATAAGGTTTAGCAAAATTTTATTATTTCAATATTTCTGATTTTAATCATAAAAATAAACCTAAATTGTAATTATTATAATTTTGTAACAAAACCAACTTAGATTAAAAGGAGAAAGAAATGGAAAATGGAATGGTTATGATGCCAAGAATTGGAGAGAAAGCACCTGAGTTCAAAGCAGTGACTACTCAAGGGGAGATAAGTTTTCCTAAAGATTATGAAGGTAATTGGGTGATCTTGTTTAGTCATCCGGCAGATTTTACGCCAGTATGTACCTCTGAATTCATGACTTTTGCAACTTTGGAAGATAAATTTGCTGAAGCTAATTGTAAACTTGTAGGCCTTTCTGTAGACGGATTATATAGCCACATTGCCTGGCTTAGAACAATAAAAGAAAAAATCGAATACAGAGATATGAAAAATGTTGAAGTTAAATTTCCTCTTATTGAAGATATTACAATGGAAGTTGCTAAAAAATATGGAATGATTCAGCCTGGTGAAAGTTCGACTAAAGCTGTAAGAGCGGTTTTCATAATTGATCCTAAAGGTATTATTAGGACTATCATCTATTACCCTTTAAGTTTAGGTAGAAATTTTGATGAGCTTTACAGAGCCCTAATCGCTCTGAAAACTGCTGATGAGTTTGGTATTGCTACTCCTGCTGACTGGAGGCCTGGTGACGATGTAATCATATCTCCAGCAGGAAATTGTAATACTGCAAAAAACAGAATGGATGGTAAAGAGGATGGTTTAGATTGTAAAGACTGGTTCTTCTGTACTAAAAAAATTGACAAAGAAGAAGTACTCGGTAAAGTCCTTAATAAAAAATAAGATTCAATAATAAAATTAGGCAGAGTTTATCTCTGCTTAATTTTCATAAAAACATTTTCTTAAATAGAAAAGATATGATTTGAATGCTTTCAATAGAGATGATTATAAAGACTTGAATTTTAATTGATAGAATTAAGATGAATAAAATTGTCAACTTTTCTTGATTTTAAACATTTTTTTTATTTCATTGTCAATATCGTCAAAATTAAAATATGAGGAGAAAAGATGGCTAATAGTATCAGAGGAACTAAAACAGAACAAAATTTATTGAAAGCATTTGCGGGTGAATCACAAGCAAGAAATAGATATACTTATTTTGCTTCTGTAGCAAAAAAAGAAGGTTTAGTGCAAATTTCTCAAATTTTTACTGAAACTGCTGAACAGGAAAAAGAACACGCTAAAAGATTTTTCAAATTTCTGGAAGGTGGAGATCTTGAAATTACAGCTACTTATCCTGCAGGAAAATTGGGAACTACACTTGAAAATTTAAAAGCTGCAGCTTGTGGAGAAGAAGAAGAGTGGCAAGTCTTATACCCTGAATTTGCAAAAGTTGCAAGAGAAGAAGGTTTTGAACTTGTTGCAAAGACTTTTGACGCTATTTCAATTGCAGAGAAACAACATGGTAAGAGATATAGTGATCTGGCAAAAAATCTTGAAGAAGGTAAAGTTTTCAAAAGAAATGGAAAAATAACCTGGAGATGTTTGAACTGTGGTTATCTTCACGAATCTGAAGAAGCTCCTTCTGTATGTCCAGCTTGTCTTCATCCTAAAGATTACTTTGAAATTCTTGCAGAAAACTGGTAGATTTAAAGAGGGTATATTCCCTCTTTTTTTATTGTACTTTTTCTTATCTATTATTTATTTTCTATTTTAGAAATTTTTGTAAAGTTGCTGGTGGACAGTTTAGTTATAACAAATAACTGTGATAAAATAAATGATACTCCTATTGGAATTATTGATATCCAGAGGGATTTAAATAATCTTTAAAATTTATCACGGAACATGGTTGCAATATATATGTTCAAAATAGTTTCTTTATAGGTATCGAGTACTAATATAATTCTTATAAATCCGGTAAAAATAAACAGCGAAACATTAATCGTCATTCATTTTTCCAATAACGAGCTTTTGTTTGTCACAATTGTATTATTCCCTTCCAATGTGGTTACATATTTATTTAATAAAAAATCAGGTTAAAAAAATTCTCTGTTGTAATTATTATTACATGTGCAATTATCATTTATATATGATCTCAAATCGTATAAAACTAATATGATATTATTCTACTTAAAAAAAAAGTAATTGAATAAGTAATTTAAAAATGAATAACATTCTAACAGATCATTTCTTATATTGAAAGTACTAGAAATCAAGTCGGAACCAAAGTTGGAAAAAAATAAAAGTATATTTCAAATTTCACCAAATCCCATAGCTATATTGGATGAAAATTTTAGAGTTATCGATTTTAATAACTCATTTGCCGATTACCTTGGTAAAAAAATCGAAGAAACTACAGTGCAAAAAATGATAAATGATTATGATTTTCATATAATAAAAGAATCTATATTGGAAGATAGCAGGTTTAGGGGAATAATTACTTTAACCAAAGAATTTGATGAAAAGTATTGTGAAGTTAACGGTTTACTTTTTGAGAATGAAACTAAGCGAGTATATTTTTTTCTTAATGATATGACATTTTATAAGAATATTAAAAAGAAACTCGAATTGACAGAAAACAATTTTAATTCAATCTATAACAACGCTCCAGAAGCCATTGTCATTTGTGAAAAAGATACTGATTTAATTCTAAATTACAACCCTTTCTTCAAAAGACTGACAGAGCTTTCAGATTCAAAATTAAGTGAGATGAGTTTAAAAGATATAAGATTAGCTGGTTCAGAAGTAATTCACAGAGGTTCACATTCATTATCAGAAGAGGATTATGAAGATCAGATTTATTCAATTGAAGAGAAATATTTGATTCCGCCAGAAAATAGACTTCTAGATGTTGAATGCACGGTTTCGTCAATTACGTACAACCATATGAATTGCAACCTGTATTTTATAAGGGATGTAACTGAAAGAAAATTGATGGAAGCGGAACTCTTATATTCCAGAGATAAAGCAGAAGAGATGGCAGAGCTTCTGAATGTTTATTCTCTTGAACTAGAAGATAAAAACAAAGAGCTTGACAAACAAAAGATTAAGGCAGAAAAATTAGCCAAAGTAAAGTCTGACTTTCTTTCAAACATGAGTCATGAGATAAGAACCCCTATGAATGCTATTATAGGAATGAGTCGTTTACTCAAAGAAACAAAGTTAGATGATATACAAAATGAGTATCTGACAGATATTATTACAGCATCAAGCTCATTACTAGACTTAATAAACGATATTCTGGATTTCTCGAAAATTGAAGCTGGCAGATTAGAACTTGAAAAAGTTGACACAAATCTTTATCAGATAATTGAGGAAGTTGCAGATCTTGTAAGTATAAACACCATAGGGAAAAACTTAGAAATACTAACTATTATTGACAGTAAACTACCTAATATTTTTAAAGCAGACCCCCTTAGAATAAAGCAGATACTTATAAATCTTGCGAATAATGCTGCCAAATTCACTGAAAAGGGATATGTTGTTATTGAATGTAAGTACTTTAGTGATGGTAAAATTCAATTAGTTGTAAAAGATTCAGGAATAGGAATCAAAGAAGATAACCTCAAAAATTTATTTAAGGACTTCACTCAATTGAATGTATCTACAACAAGAAAATACGGCGGTACTGGTCTAGGCTTATCAATTACTAAGCAACTCGTCGAGATGATGGGCGGTAAAATTTTTGTAGAAAGTAAGGAAGGAAGAGGGTCTTCATTTTTTGTTGATTTAGAGTTGGAGGTTATCAGTGAAGAAGAGACTTATTATAAAAAATACAATTCTTTATTACTTGATAAAAAGATAATCTTTTTCACTGATAGTCTTCCTTTTAAGATGAAAAACGATTTTCTATCAGAAAATTATGATTTTACTATTGAAACAACTCTCGTCAGCAATTTGTATTCTACGGAAATTTCAAAATATGATTATGCCGTGTATGATTATGAAAGCTTAAGAAAGCATAATTTACATCATCTCATCTATTCATTTACAGGTAATTATTGTATAGTCGTAAATCCTGAAAACTTTAAACTGATCAACGAAACTAAAAGGAAAGTAGAGCACTTATTAAAAAAGCCTGTTAAGTTTGAGAGACTAATGGAAGTATTCAGACCGATAGAAAAAAATGTGTCAGAAAATGAAAATATCGTTCCTAATCTCCTCAATAAAACAATACTGGTTGTTGATGATATTTTGCTGAACAGAAAACTTATAAATATACAATTAAAAAAAACTGGGGCTTTTGTAGAAAATGCAGAAAATGGTTTAGAAGCTGTAGATTATGTTTCCAAAAAAAAACCTGATTTAATTTTGATGGATTGTCTAATGCCTGAAATGGATGGTTATACTGCGACATCAGAGATTAGAAAAATGGGATTCAGCAAAGAAAATCTCCCTATACTTGCCTTGACTGCCAACAACATGAAAGAATACATTGATAGTGCTTTTGAATCCGGGATGAATGATTTTCTTGAAAAACCTGTTGATCCTCAAAAATTATATACGGCATTACATAAACACCTTAGTATCAATTTACATGATATAAAACGTAGTGAATCAAATGAAAAAAAGGATGATTTTTATTTTGATATGGATGGTCTACTTAAAAGAGTCTCTTTTGATACAGAGTTTGCAAAAGAGATTATTGATGATTTTTTGAAAGATCTAATTACTCGAAAAGAAAAACTTACCGAATCGTTTGAAAGTATGGATCAAAATATAATGTATCAATCAATTCACGCATTTAAAGGAATTTGCTTAGGTATTTCAGCTACAAATCTATCTGAATCCGTAAAGACTTGTGAAAAATTAATAAAGAGTGAAGATTTTCCTTTGGAAAAAATATCCATTGCTTTTAACGAGATATATGAGCAAATTGATATTTATACAAAACTTGATGTAGATAAAATTATTGGCGAAAAATGAATAATGAATATGTTGCTAAGATACTGACCATTGATGACGAGAGAATAAATAATAAAATCATAAGTTCTTATTTAAACTCGTTTAATTTTGAATCTATAGAATTAACCGAACCTGAATTAATAAATGAGTATATAGATAAATTTTCACCCGATTTGATTTTATTAGATCTCATAATGCCATCAATGAGTGGTCAGGATGTCCTAACAATTCTTAAAGCTACTAATAGATATAAGCACATACCTGTTATTATTGTTTCTGGAGATAAAAGTGATGAAACTCTAAACAAATGTCTTGATATTGGTGCAGTAGATTATCTATCCAAACCTGTAAGAAAATTGGAATTAAAAGCAAGGGTCGTATCGGCTTTAAAGATTGCAGCTTTAACCAGAGATTTAAATATTAAAAATAAAAAACTTTATATAGCTAATAAAAGTATTGAGCAAAAATCAATAGCTCTGGAAACATTAAATAGAGAATTAGTAAAATACAGTGAAAATCTATCGGAGTTGGTGGATAAAAAAACCGATGAAAATTTGAGATTACAAAAAAATGCAATTATTGGTGATATGATTTCAGGTCTCGTTCACAATCTAAGATCTCCTTTATCGGTCATCAAGATGCAAGGGGAACTTCTTTCGAGGAAATTATCATCTCTGATATCTGAAGAAGATAAAAAAGAAGATGTTTTACACAGAATGAGTTCTATAGGGAATGCTCTGGACAAAGTAGATAAAATGTTAAATGCCCTAATGTCAAAAAAGAGGAAAGATGGTTCCAATAATTTGAATAAAGTTAATTTGAATACTT
This portion of the Candidatus Delongbacteria bacterium genome encodes:
- a CDS encoding MFS transporter; protein product: MLIKQKKVFGWVLYDWANSSFATTVMAGFFPVFFKNYWSKGADVSLSTARMGVANSIAGLLVALLSPILGSIADKLSKRKAFLFIFTLLGVLSTSSLYLVSEGNWEIAAIVYILAIIGFSGSNTFYDSLLIFVSKEKEMDFISSLGYSIGYLGGGVLFALNVWMTLSYEYFGFNDVSQAVKTSFLMVGVWWLLFSVPVFLFVKEERAVKSEKFKAIEAFKNVLTDKKVLLFLLAYWFYIDGVDTIIRMAVDYGLSIGFESKDLITALLITQFVGFPFAIIFGFIGEKIGTHRGILIAIFIYLAVSIWGAFMDSVTEFYVLAVVIGLVQGGIQSLSRSYFGKLIPEKRSGEYYGVYNMLGKFAAVLGPLLVGFVSYFISRLGYEKIAPRLGIASISILFLIGGTMFVYSLKQSRKKN
- a CDS encoding peroxiredoxin, with the protein product MENGMVMMPRIGEKAPEFKAVTTQGEISFPKDYEGNWVILFSHPADFTPVCTSEFMTFATLEDKFAEANCKLVGLSVDGLYSHIAWLRTIKEKIEYRDMKNVEVKFPLIEDITMEVAKKYGMIQPGESSTKAVRAVFIIDPKGIIRTIIYYPLSLGRNFDELYRALIALKTADEFGIATPADWRPGDDVIISPAGNCNTAKNRMDGKEDGLDCKDWFFCTKKIDKEEVLGKVLNKK
- the nadA gene encoding quinolinate synthase NadA, producing the protein MSDDELIDRIQKAKKEKNALILVHSYQRLNIHPVADIIGDSLALAQQAAKTDADMIVFCGVDFMAESAKILCPEKKVILPDKRANCPMALMGDAQGLRDLKKKYPDAVVISYINSSAEVKAESDVICTSSNAVKIVEHFKNKKIIFTPDKNLGGYCEAVTGADMVIWNGHCYVHNEFSIGDIYIANHEHPNCLLIVHPEAPAEVLEHADFIGSTTQLINFVEENLDLINDKAGIIIGTEIEIARMLQKRYPNKPIYPLADHAVCATMKLTTLAKVCYAIENEEHEIEVDLEVSEKALKALDRMLELSK
- a CDS encoding ATP-binding cassette domain-containing protein; this translates as MDIEKDLSKKQVFMEAAKNLSRRKKRNNSDYNFNSKINILSKVFVIISAADGVISREELVYIKEFYNSYYPPGLSEQIYEDFKNSIRTDYTIEEVAKDFDKVSYGEKLFIIMKTYELIMLDTIDSRELDRLYKFAHLIKISMEDLKYIENLYRPKTEFHIDETKLSFTIVTLSDIPNWTDVFLPCPGLDAVIFKIDKTYFILKNDNYTNIKVKNYRISGKMRAVKIQAGSNIYINDYNLDFEQLSLFFKNKTNNHPGKFFFLNQKNNDIYLNEYSSDGNLATLQIKGSQFLLKKVDESTEFVINRKSINQSVLNVNLSDNIEINGSFLNLRKLVYQEILEKEFVHISRKKDTYTFSNQTSDIIVNDKLDLKWEGKITYIDGILSIYPGTCPHRINIVRGSKVLVVKNRVVAEVDSENPRYKKIIKTNGYVEIEHEDVIYLHGGTIIRVNLLAKVLEKTIFSFKSFVVKNLNHYFENGEKAIDDVSFEADHGDFICIMGPSGSGKSTLLKILIGSIKSASGEIMVDNFLFKDHYDKIVNFLSYVPQDDLLLANLTVYENLFYNAKLRDPKNSKEKIDSLISRVLRDIGLEHKKDQKVGTQFQKLLSGGERKRLNIGLELLEESNNIFLLDEPTSGLSSKDSEKVIEVLKRLSQKGKIVISVIHQPSSRIYKYFTKILLMDNGGKMAFYGNIYEALSYFGKSNSTISSSPECPNCKKVEPDLLLDSLEEPVWDIDGTILDRKSRRFSPDDWKDKFSKYNSTHSNVKITSKNLIPVVPFKLTRHQGRIKLLYTLLKRDFINKWRDKSNLIITFLVSPILALVISLILKYTPSDNYTLYNNLHIPTFVFLSVIVSMFLAMTNSGDEIIKDAEIRQREQLLNIGNLPYFISKYTTLIIFSAIQNLLFVLISFFILEIRENQINFSLFLMFVSLCGISLGLFISSIPGLTSKAAYNIIPLILIPQIIFGGALIKYRDMNKSLTLYKKSPIPEICQFMPSRWAYEGLMVDMYLANSFHRGKDKLQHELDSLVINKDNLVKTIGRKRYEQVKDSIMNFEMVEFRKKYQKEYGNLELYSAIKDVNETYSYDEHLNLKDYDGDYRVINPMFLLKKKVPYIEKMLTTPEYNTLILVFYSFFLNILTLLFLSKRKFIIKLLRKRK
- a CDS encoding rubrerythrin family protein — translated: MANSIRGTKTEQNLLKAFAGESQARNRYTYFASVAKKEGLVQISQIFTETAEQEKEHAKRFFKFLEGGDLEITATYPAGKLGTTLENLKAAACGEEEEWQVLYPEFAKVAREEGFELVAKTFDAISIAEKQHGKRYSDLAKNLEEGKVFKRNGKITWRCLNCGYLHESEEAPSVCPACLHPKDYFEILAENW